The Methanohalophilus portucalensis genome window below encodes:
- the trxA gene encoding thioredoxin yields the protein MDELEEIRKRRMEEIKTDLEKTNWPAEAMIVSDADFEDFVSRYPLVVVDCWAEWCGPCKKVGPIIDSLAGQMQGNVVFGKLDTDQNQVTARKFQITAIPTLLVFKNGQLADRMVGALPQASIQEKIKSYL from the coding sequence AGGAAGAGAAGAATGGAAGAGATAAAGACAGATCTCGAAAAGACCAACTGGCCTGCAGAAGCCATGATTGTATCAGATGCCGATTTTGAAGACTTTGTAAGCCGCTATCCGCTTGTTGTAGTGGACTGCTGGGCAGAATGGTGTGGTCCCTGCAAAAAAGTCGGACCGATAATAGACTCCCTTGCCGGGCAGATGCAGGGAAACGTTGTTTTTGGCAAACTCGATACGGACCAGAATCAGGTTACTGCGAGAAAATTCCAGATCACTGCAATTCCAACCCTTCTTGTGTTCAAAAATGGACAACTTGCAGACCGAATGGTAGGTGCATTGCCACAGGCAAGCATACAGGAAAAAATTAAATCATACCTCTGA
- a CDS encoding methanogenesis marker 14 protein produces MSHKPRMAETPSVRLIDLKSKSNSYFIVASVEVGNTTTKCILTATDLEKGTTYHVVKTVRMTRDVRQPKPGEEVFGKTLTGVELSRESVAELVKNTLLEAVKKANLDIKKDVHFVVRSTGVVAGFDAPEEVGEFIKALADGCLMAGVPPKNMTPPMSQDNINPRFQKFSKLNKVIFDGAVASVLPPTGATGVEIVANEMEGELATAGIKEGAKWVDVDFRNPCLSMDFGTTLDGRVISPEEPYAKTIGNFCGYAGAIPDAIIRGTQLVDLELGTALDVFDEKPPGMITMFLKGKKIKEYANRLIEKISIEKVPENVTRYGSVPVNPAAAAEIGVVLIGCDVGTNGSKMDELTELGAQIYKEEGLKVLFAVIDEVMAGVIYRLVEVAQKEGVVFPETSIGVTGRAGISGDKPKLVLEKLETLGLGDKIEEKVVFVDDGLARGAAVMARCMNSLGTPHNPLGGHTGGKCILKDRIKLQSQ; encoded by the coding sequence ATGTCACACAAACCCAGGATGGCCGAAACTCCTTCCGTAAGACTGATAGACCTGAAATCAAAATCCAATTCCTACTTCATAGTGGCTTCTGTAGAAGTGGGCAATACGACCACCAAATGCATCCTGACGGCCACAGACCTTGAAAAGGGTACAACATACCATGTGGTGAAAACCGTAAGGATGACAAGGGATGTAAGACAACCAAAACCTGGAGAAGAAGTATTCGGCAAGACACTTACAGGAGTGGAATTAAGCCGTGAATCTGTGGCAGAACTTGTCAAGAACACTCTCCTGGAAGCTGTCAAAAAAGCCAACCTCGACATAAAAAAGGATGTTCATTTCGTTGTCCGGTCCACCGGAGTGGTGGCCGGATTCGATGCACCGGAAGAAGTGGGAGAATTTATCAAAGCTCTTGCAGACGGTTGCCTTATGGCGGGCGTACCTCCTAAGAATATGACACCTCCGATGTCTCAGGATAACATAAACCCCAGGTTCCAGAAGTTCAGCAAACTCAATAAAGTTATTTTTGATGGTGCAGTTGCCAGTGTCCTTCCTCCCACCGGGGCCACAGGTGTGGAAATCGTGGCCAATGAAATGGAGGGAGAACTTGCGACCGCCGGTATTAAAGAAGGAGCGAAATGGGTGGATGTGGATTTCCGTAATCCCTGTTTATCGATGGATTTTGGAACTACACTTGACGGGCGTGTCATCAGCCCGGAGGAGCCCTATGCAAAGACCATTGGCAACTTCTGTGGCTATGCAGGAGCTATTCCCGATGCTATAATCCGTGGAACCCAGCTTGTGGACTTGGAACTGGGAACCGCTCTGGATGTCTTTGATGAAAAGCCTCCGGGAATGATTACCATGTTCCTGAAGGGGAAGAAAATAAAGGAATATGCAAACCGCTTAATAGAAAAAATATCTATCGAAAAGGTACCTGAAAATGTCACCCGTTATGGAAGTGTCCCTGTTAATCCTGCCGCTGCAGCTGAAATCGGAGTCGTGCTTATCGGATGTGATGTGGGTACCAATGGTTCAAAAATGGATGAATTAACAGAACTGGGTGCACAGATTTACAAAGAAGAGGGACTCAAGGTCCTGTTCGCAGTAATCGATGAAGTGATGGCAGGTGTAATCTACCGCCTTGTGGAAGTGGCACAGAAAGAAGGAGTTGTATTTCCTGAAACTTCCATTGGAGTCACCGGAAGGGCCGGCATATCAGGAGATAAACCCAAACTTGTGCTTGAAAAACTGGAAACACTGGGGTTGGGAGATAAAATCGAAGAAAAAGTCGTATTTGTCGATGATGGGCTTGCAAGGGGTGCAGCAGTTATGGCACGATGTATGAACTCACTGGGAACTCCCCATAATCCCCTGGGTGGCCATACAGGTGGAAAATGTATCCTCAAGGACAGGATCAAGTTGCAGAGCCAGTAA